In the Gemmatimonadaceae bacterium genome, one interval contains:
- a CDS encoding serine/threonine protein kinase, producing MTQPKICPRCGDTYDDAVDFCAKDGTRLIRAGQSADLVGTVIAERYRIESRIGEGGMGQVYLGEHVRMRRKSAIKIMRPALVHEPEALQRFTREAENASQLSHSNIASIFDFGETADGVVYLAMEYVDGGSLADLLAREALHPEVAADIIGQAADGLHAAHEMNMLHRDIKPDNIMLGRRADGTYLVKLVDFGIARTYGSGEQKVTRTGFAVGTPQYMSPEQLAGEALDTRSDQYSLALVAFYALTGKQAFPAESTKESLILRLTSRPQSLQDARVDIEWPEALQGVFNKALSPEPGDRYATVLEFAEGLSRAISSMTPTQTAEMYRHALETRAAGVVARTPGALGSGERSIVSRSGSVPVVSGGSPVLPPPPPKARWPFVIGGVVTLSVATTLWTVNRGRSPEVPAADTMAAAPVPGDSAALASGAAPAPAPTAGTPTAGTPTAAPTVAAASAKGGKPSADTSRKAKDDTAKLNAAKRAKAAADSAAAVAAARARYPEAPLRAMIDKGIDVKAHQVRFDDMRVTVMPAPMSVWRADQVASWKNGFKRPDGSSYELADPIERWSAWSRTVQARRAVYVLEVMPDRSPWPKLDPDGVVDFKKGDVTSVELLRDGQPVSLESGAVIPAVANPEAQQGGKKPVFNGFAAVVPPTAFVPRDDGSSPRIELVVKDATRGAPSKTTLSESLVKRLYNEFAPWRDALAR from the coding sequence GTGACCCAGCCCAAGATCTGCCCGCGTTGCGGCGACACGTATGACGACGCCGTCGATTTCTGCGCCAAGGATGGCACACGTCTGATTCGCGCCGGGCAGAGCGCCGATCTGGTGGGCACCGTGATCGCCGAGCGCTATCGCATCGAATCGCGCATTGGCGAAGGCGGGATGGGCCAGGTGTATCTGGGCGAGCACGTCCGCATGCGTCGCAAGAGCGCCATCAAGATCATGCGGCCGGCGCTCGTGCATGAGCCGGAAGCGCTGCAGCGGTTCACGCGCGAAGCCGAGAACGCGAGCCAGCTGTCGCATTCGAACATCGCGTCGATCTTCGACTTCGGCGAGACGGCCGACGGCGTCGTGTATCTCGCCATGGAGTATGTGGACGGCGGATCGCTCGCGGATCTCCTCGCGCGTGAGGCGCTGCATCCGGAAGTCGCCGCGGACATCATCGGCCAGGCGGCCGACGGGCTCCACGCGGCGCACGAGATGAACATGCTGCACCGCGACATCAAGCCCGACAACATCATGCTTGGGCGGCGCGCCGACGGGACGTATCTCGTGAAGCTCGTGGACTTCGGCATTGCGCGCACGTATGGCAGCGGCGAGCAGAAGGTCACGCGTACCGGCTTTGCCGTGGGCACGCCGCAGTACATGTCGCCCGAGCAGCTGGCGGGTGAGGCGCTCGATACGCGCAGCGATCAGTACTCGCTGGCACTGGTGGCGTTCTATGCACTGACGGGCAAGCAGGCGTTTCCCGCCGAGAGCACGAAGGAGTCGCTCATTCTCCGGCTAACCAGCCGCCCACAGTCGCTGCAGGATGCGCGCGTGGACATCGAGTGGCCGGAAGCGCTGCAGGGGGTCTTCAACAAGGCCCTCTCGCCAGAGCCGGGCGATCGCTACGCGACCGTGCTGGAGTTTGCCGAAGGGTTGTCGCGCGCGATCAGCAGCATGACGCCCACGCAGACCGCCGAGATGTACCGACATGCGCTCGAAACGCGCGCGGCCGGCGTCGTGGCGCGCACGCCGGGCGCGCTCGGCTCGGGGGAACGCTCCATCGTGTCGCGCAGTGGCAGCGTCCCAGTGGTGTCCGGCGGCTCGCCGGTGCTGCCGCCACCACCGCCCAAGGCACGGTGGCCGTTCGTCATTGGTGGCGTGGTGACGCTGTCGGTGGCGACCACGCTCTGGACGGTCAATCGCGGGCGATCGCCGGAAGTCCCGGCCGCGGACACGATGGCCGCGGCGCCGGTCCCCGGTGATTCGGCGGCACTCGCCAGCGGCGCAGCACCCGCGCCCGCGCCGACCGCTGGCACACCGACGGCTGGCACACCGACGGCCGCGCCGACCGTAGCGGCCGCGTCAGCCAAGGGCGGCAAGCCGTCGGCAGACACCAGTCGAAAGGCCAAGGACGACACGGCCAAACTCAATGCCGCCAAGCGCGCGAAGGCGGCGGCCGACAGTGCGGCGGCGGTGGCGGCGGCACGGGCGCGGTATCCCGAGGCGCCACTCCGCGCGATGATCGACAAGGGCATCGATGTGAAGGCCCATCAGGTGCGCTTCGACGACATGCGGGTCACCGTCATGCCGGCGCCGATGAGTGTGTGGCGCGCCGATCAGGTGGCGAGCTGGAAGAACGGCTTCAAGCGCCCCGATGGGAGCAGCTACGAGCTCGCCGATCCGATCGAGCGGTGGAGTGCGTGGAGCCGCACCGTGCAGGCTCGACGTGCGGTGTACGTCCTGGAAGTGATGCCCGATCGGTCGCCGTGGCCCAAGCTCGATCCGGATGGCGTGGTGGACTTCAAGAAGGGCGATGTGACGAGCGTGGAGCTGCTGCGCGACGGCCAACCGGTGTCCCTCGAGAGCGGCGCCGTGATTCCCGCGGTTGCCAATCCGGAAGCCCAGCAGGGGGGCAAGAAGCCGGTGTTCAATGGCTTCGCCGCCGTGGTGCCGCCCACCGCGTTCGTGCCCCGCGATGATGGCTCATCGCCACGGATCGAGCTGGTGGTGAAGGACGCCACGCGCGGCGCGCCGTCGAAGACCACGCTCAGCGAATCGCTGGTCAAGCGGTTGTACAACGAGTTCGCGCCTTGGCGCGACGCGTTGGCGCGCTAG
- a CDS encoding DUF1801 domain-containing protein — protein MAENKTKATKGSVASYLAAIKQETRRADCERLAALMSKATGEPATMWGTAIVGFGSYHYVYDSGREGDSCLVGFSSRATEIALYLSSEFPKRDELLAKLGKHKTAKACVYVKTLADVDEKVLAQMVKASYAYTKKKWA, from the coding sequence ATGGCCGAGAACAAGACGAAAGCCACGAAGGGGAGCGTCGCGAGCTATCTCGCGGCGATCAAGCAGGAGACGCGTCGCGCCGATTGTGAGCGACTCGCCGCGCTCATGAGCAAAGCCACCGGCGAGCCCGCCACGATGTGGGGCACGGCCATCGTCGGCTTCGGCAGTTACCACTACGTGTACGACAGCGGCCGCGAAGGGGACTCGTGCCTCGTGGGCTTTTCGTCGCGCGCGACGGAGATCGCCCTCTATCTCTCGAGCGAGTTCCCGAAGCGCGACGAGCTGCTGGCCAAGCTCGGCAAGCACAAGACGGCCAAGGCGTGCGTGTACGTGAAGACGCTCGCCGACGTTGATGAGAAAGTGCTCGCGCAGATGGTGAAGGCGAGCTACGCGTACACGAAGAAAAAATGGGCCTGA
- a CDS encoding DUF2809 domain-containing protein has product MTRPPALSRTQAAAIAIATIVAGLAVHRLAAPSAARDIAGDALWAAMMFWWVTVLWPNGSASTRAAVALAVSWAVEFSQLWHAPWLEQLRATRLGPLVLGSGFDSRDLVSYAAGVVLAWGIAKRTGL; this is encoded by the coding sequence GTGACTCGCCCTCCTGCGCTGTCGCGTACACAAGCCGCCGCGATTGCCATCGCGACCATCGTTGCGGGCTTGGCGGTTCATCGCCTCGCCGCCCCGAGCGCCGCGCGCGATATCGCCGGCGATGCACTCTGGGCGGCGATGATGTTCTGGTGGGTCACGGTGCTTTGGCCCAACGGCTCGGCGTCAACGCGCGCCGCGGTCGCGCTCGCCGTCAGCTGGGCGGTGGAGTTCAGCCAGCTGTGGCATGCGCCGTGGCTCGAGCAGCTGCGGGCCACCCGGCTCGGGCCGCTGGTGCTCGGCTCAGGCTTCGACTCGCGTGATCTCGTGAGCTACGCGGCCGGAGTCGTCCTCGCCTGGGGTATCGCGAAGCGAACTGGGCTGTAA
- a CDS encoding DUF3224 domain-containing protein, whose product MAQRATGTFDVKLTPQPADDYADGVITGRLTIDKVFRGGIAGTSKGQMLTGMTAVKGSAGYVAIERVTGTVDERRGTFILQHSGTMHAGAQQLALTVVPDSGTDELLGLSGSMTLDIANGVHAYTFTYTLPDAD is encoded by the coding sequence ATGGCCCAGCGCGCGACCGGCACGTTCGATGTGAAGCTCACCCCCCAACCGGCGGATGACTATGCCGATGGGGTGATTACCGGGCGTCTCACGATCGACAAGGTCTTTCGCGGGGGCATCGCGGGAACGAGCAAGGGGCAGATGCTGACCGGCATGACCGCCGTGAAGGGCTCCGCCGGGTACGTCGCGATTGAACGGGTCACTGGTACCGTCGATGAGCGGCGCGGCACCTTCATTCTGCAGCACAGCGGAACCATGCACGCCGGCGCGCAGCAGCTCGCGCTGACGGTGGTGCCGGATTCCGGCACCGATGAACTGCTCGGCTTGAGCGGCAGCATGACGCTGGATATCGCGAACGGCGTGCACGCCTACACGTTCACCTACACGCTTCCCGACGCCGACTGA
- a CDS encoding response regulator transcription factor, translating into MASASRDLPLASASSPSSAAPGTGCWRRVRRHILLYGVVGGLAITVLQLIQYRWLILSHSAEVYAALVAVLFATVGLWLGQRLTRPKERLVERVREVRVEVPVEVPVEVPAAGPFVRDEGQVAALGLTPRELEILELIAAGLSNREIAERAFVSENTVKTHSSRVFDKLGVQRRTQAAQRARELRLIP; encoded by the coding sequence ATCGCATCGGCATCGCGCGACTTGCCCTTGGCGTCGGCATCGTCGCCATCCTCGGCGGCACCGGGTACTGGCTGCTGGCGTAGGGTGCGCAGGCACATCCTCCTTTACGGCGTCGTTGGCGGGCTCGCGATTACCGTGCTGCAGCTGATCCAGTACCGGTGGTTGATCCTGTCCCACTCCGCCGAGGTGTACGCCGCGCTGGTCGCGGTCCTCTTCGCGACGGTGGGGCTGTGGCTTGGGCAGCGCCTGACGCGCCCGAAGGAACGGCTCGTGGAACGGGTGCGGGAGGTCCGCGTCGAGGTCCCGGTCGAGGTGCCCGTCGAGGTGCCGGCCGCGGGGCCGTTCGTGCGCGATGAGGGGCAGGTCGCCGCCCTGGGTCTGACGCCGCGCGAACTGGAAATTCTGGAGCTGATCGCGGCCGGACTCAGTAACCGCGAGATCGCCGAGCGGGCGTTCGTCAGCGAGAATACGGTGAAGACGCACTCGAGCCGGGTCTTCGACAAGCTCGGGGTGCAGCGGCGGACCCAGGCGGCCCAGCGAGCCCGCGAACTCCGACTCATTCCCTGA
- a CDS encoding DUF4199 domain-containing protein: MRSIVLKYGLRAGAILGVVMFGSYPFREQIGIGTLGMVIGYTSMVLAFLMIHAGVTTYRDTMGDGQVSYGRALVVGLLIMLVGSAIYVACWEIIFFALTPDFAEHYAKVAVESARAAGKSEAEIAKVSADMQAFAIAYKNPLINIAYTFLEPLPVGLLFSFVSAWLVSRKRGPASAPMVPA; the protein is encoded by the coding sequence ATGCGGAGCATTGTACTGAAATACGGACTCAGGGCGGGCGCCATTCTCGGCGTCGTGATGTTCGGGAGCTACCCGTTCCGGGAGCAGATCGGCATCGGGACTTTGGGCATGGTCATCGGCTACACGAGCATGGTGCTCGCGTTTCTGATGATCCACGCCGGCGTCACCACCTATCGGGACACCATGGGCGACGGTCAGGTGTCCTACGGACGGGCGTTGGTGGTCGGGCTGCTGATCATGCTCGTCGGGAGCGCGATATATGTCGCCTGCTGGGAGATCATCTTCTTTGCCCTGACCCCCGATTTCGCCGAACACTATGCCAAAGTCGCCGTGGAAAGCGCGCGAGCGGCTGGCAAGAGCGAGGCGGAGATCGCCAAGGTTTCGGCGGACATGCAGGCCTTTGCCATCGCCTACAAGAACCCGCTCATCAACATTGCCTACACGTTTCTGGAGCCACTCCCCGTTGGTCTGCTCTTCTCCTTTGTCTCCGCCTGGCTGGTCAGTCGCAAACGCGGCCCCGCGTCGGCCCCGATGGTTCCCGCATGA
- a CDS encoding beta-lactamase family protein produces MSRAGASASLIALALVTVSAVAGAQASGPVPPSLPDAVLFKRIDSLVAATPAFSGIVAVGKRGAIVYLASAGLTKPGGAKPTSTTAFNLGSINKVFTEILVRQTAAEQGWSLDTTLAGLWPDYPNAAVAQAITIRQLLTHKSGVQGNIFAGDSAVRGKRRALRDYLPTFVDNPLQFKPGTRESYSNAGYVLLGLLLEQRTKRSYYDLVDERIYRFAGMTSAGYFARDSLPEFAVVGTTQRSVAGDPLDAPRLNKGSLPGRGSSAGGGYASAQDLLLFVQALRDRRIPQGLPPGIGVAGGSPGVNAVIEGALPGDRDLVILANVDPPMAETLSQIIRGWLGVKE; encoded by the coding sequence GTGAGTCGCGCCGGGGCCTCGGCGTCGCTCATCGCCCTCGCGCTCGTCACGGTGTCCGCCGTGGCGGGCGCGCAGGCGTCTGGGCCCGTGCCGCCCAGCCTTCCCGATGCCGTGCTCTTCAAGCGGATCGACTCGCTGGTTGCCGCGACGCCCGCCTTCTCCGGCATCGTGGCCGTAGGGAAGCGGGGTGCCATCGTGTACCTCGCCAGCGCGGGTCTCACGAAGCCCGGGGGCGCCAAGCCGACGAGTACCACCGCATTCAATCTGGGCTCCATCAACAAGGTCTTTACCGAGATCCTGGTGCGGCAGACCGCCGCCGAGCAGGGGTGGTCGCTCGACACGACGCTCGCCGGTCTCTGGCCCGACTATCCGAACGCCGCCGTCGCGCAGGCCATCACGATTCGCCAGCTGCTGACGCACAAGAGTGGCGTGCAGGGCAACATCTTTGCCGGCGACTCTGCCGTGCGTGGCAAGCGCCGCGCGCTGCGTGATTATCTGCCGACGTTCGTTGACAATCCGTTGCAGTTCAAGCCCGGCACCCGGGAGTCGTATTCGAATGCCGGCTACGTGCTGCTCGGCCTGCTGCTCGAACAGCGCACGAAGCGGTCGTACTATGACCTCGTGGATGAGCGCATCTATCGCTTTGCGGGCATGACGAGTGCCGGCTACTTCGCGCGCGATTCGCTGCCGGAGTTTGCGGTCGTAGGGACGACGCAGCGCAGTGTCGCGGGTGATCCGCTCGACGCGCCGCGATTGAACAAGGGGTCGCTCCCCGGGCGTGGCTCCTCGGCCGGTGGCGGCTATGCCTCGGCGCAGGATCTGTTGCTCTTTGTGCAGGCGCTGCGCGACAGGCGTATTCCGCAGGGACTACCGCCCGGCATCGGCGTCGCGGGCGGCAGTCCCGGTGTGAACGCGGTGATCGAAGGCGCACTCCCCGGCGATCGCGATCTGGTGATCCTCGCGAACGTCGACCCACCCATGGCCGAAACGCTGTCGCAGATCATTCGCGGCTGGCTCGGCGTCAAGGAGTGA
- a CDS encoding beta-propeller fold lactonase family protein → MLRGLVVAIFLVATRAHAQAAACTAPLADSIITATVPGRPFVALPSADGCHLFVSLNPAGPGEQPGVAVLDVGRTLALRRIVPTPQIPSGMALSRDGQVLIAAHNESASLFDVAALVNGGEALLGRLPDKAGAGRVYANTSPDDALLFLADERTQSITVVDFAKARAPGGAAGSVLGFIPTGDLPIALTFSPDGKWLYTTSQRVPNTQQWPVVCRKQGSLDPADPPEQVEGAVLVVDVAKARTDAAHSVARIIRAGCNPVRFVFSPKGDRAYVSARGENALLVFDARKLGVRGDTANPLVARIPVGTAPVGIAVTPDSRRVLVTNSNRFAGGADDHQSVTVIDATRVTDGAKAVLGEIPAGAFPRELRLMPNGRTLVLTNFNSKTVQLVDLAKIPGAR, encoded by the coding sequence ATGCTCCGTGGTCTGGTGGTCGCGATCTTCCTGGTGGCGACGCGCGCGCACGCCCAGGCGGCCGCGTGTACCGCGCCCCTGGCCGATTCCATCATCACGGCCACGGTGCCCGGGCGGCCGTTCGTGGCGCTGCCGAGCGCCGACGGCTGTCACCTGTTTGTCTCGCTCAATCCGGCGGGCCCCGGCGAACAGCCCGGTGTGGCCGTGCTCGACGTGGGGCGGACGCTCGCGCTGCGGCGCATCGTCCCCACGCCGCAGATCCCGTCGGGGATGGCGCTGTCGCGTGATGGACAGGTGCTCATCGCGGCGCACAATGAGAGCGCCTCCCTCTTTGATGTGGCCGCGCTCGTGAACGGCGGCGAGGCGCTGCTGGGGCGCCTCCCGGATAAAGCCGGCGCCGGGCGCGTGTACGCCAACACGTCGCCCGATGACGCGCTGCTCTTTCTGGCCGATGAGCGTACGCAGAGCATCACCGTCGTGGATTTCGCCAAGGCGCGCGCGCCGGGTGGCGCCGCCGGGAGTGTGCTCGGGTTCATCCCCACCGGTGATCTGCCGATTGCACTGACGTTTTCGCCCGACGGGAAGTGGCTCTACACCACGAGCCAGCGCGTGCCCAACACGCAGCAGTGGCCGGTGGTGTGCCGCAAGCAGGGGTCGCTCGATCCGGCCGATCCCCCCGAGCAGGTCGAGGGCGCCGTGCTCGTGGTGGATGTGGCAAAGGCGCGCACCGATGCGGCGCACAGCGTGGCGCGCATCATTCGCGCGGGATGTAATCCGGTGCGGTTCGTGTTCTCGCCCAAGGGGGATCGCGCGTACGTGAGCGCCCGTGGGGAGAACGCCTTGCTCGTGTTCGATGCGCGCAAGCTCGGCGTTCGTGGTGACACCGCGAATCCGCTGGTGGCTCGAATCCCGGTGGGCACGGCGCCCGTAGGCATTGCCGTGACCCCCGACAGCCGGCGGGTGCTGGTGACCAATTCCAATCGCTTTGCCGGCGGGGCCGATGATCATCAGTCGGTCACCGTCATCGATGCGACCCGGGTGACCGACGGCGCCAAGGCGGTGCTCGGTGAGATCCCGGCGGGGGCCTTCCCGCGCGAACTGCGGCTGATGCCGAATGGCCGCACGCTCGTGCTCACCAACTTCAACTCCAAGACGGTGCAGCTCGTGGATCTGGCGAAGATCCCGGGGGCCCGATGA
- a CDS encoding DinB family protein produces MSTQPEWWLRGPVDGVPVALQPAAHMVLQLRDELQPHVADLTLAQWNARPAGVASIAYHVRHIAGVLDRMGTYARGALLDDAQKAALKGEGEPLVQDDRAALLARLDAQIEASLAQYRETDPATLGDVRGIGRAALPSTVIGCLMHGAEHGMRHLGQLIVTARVVRGA; encoded by the coding sequence ATGAGCACACAACCTGAGTGGTGGCTGCGCGGCCCGGTGGACGGCGTGCCCGTCGCGTTGCAGCCCGCGGCGCACATGGTGCTGCAACTGCGCGATGAACTGCAGCCGCATGTGGCCGATCTCACCCTTGCGCAGTGGAACGCCCGCCCGGCCGGCGTCGCGTCGATTGCGTATCACGTGCGGCATATCGCGGGTGTGCTCGATCGCATGGGCACGTACGCGCGCGGAGCACTCCTCGATGATGCGCAGAAGGCGGCGCTCAAGGGCGAAGGCGAGCCCCTCGTGCAGGATGACCGCGCGGCGCTGCTGGCGCGGCTCGATGCGCAGATCGAAGCCAGTCTCGCCCAATACCGTGAGACCGATCCCGCCACGCTCGGTGACGTGCGCGGCATCGGTCGCGCGGCGCTGCCGAGCACCGTGATTGGGTGTCTGATGCACGGGGCGGAGCATGGCATGCGCCACTTGGGGCAGCTGATCGTAACCGCTCGTGTGGTGCGTGGGG